Proteins from a single region of Candidatus Kryptoniota bacterium:
- a CDS encoding VOC family protein, whose product MKRVTGIGGVFFKCENPATVLEWYNKHLGISPVGIGTVFEWREKEDPGRIGHSVLAFFDKDNEYFLPGKKEFMLNYRVEEIETLIEQLRSEGVEIAEGIETYDYGKFAWIIDPEGNKIELWEPNDMEFRKANGLKD is encoded by the coding sequence ATGAAACGGGTCACAGGAATCGGAGGAGTGTTTTTCAAGTGCGAGAATCCCGCTACGGTTCTCGAATGGTACAACAAGCATCTCGGAATATCACCCGTGGGAATTGGAACTGTTTTTGAGTGGCGGGAGAAAGAAGATCCGGGCAGGATTGGCCATAGCGTGCTCGCCTTTTTCGATAAGGACAATGAGTACTTCCTTCCGGGTAAAAAGGAATTCATGCTGAACTATCGGGTAGAAGAAATCGAGACGCTTATCGAGCAGCTCAGGTCCGAAGGCGTGGAGATCGCCGAAGGTATTGAGACTTACGACTACGGAAAGTTTGCCTGGATAATTGACCCGGAAGGCAATAAGATCGAGTTATGGGAGCCGAACGACATGGAGTTTCGCAAGGCCAACGGCCTGAAGGATTGA
- a CDS encoding methyltransferase domain-containing protein: MLKWNPHEYLKFAGERTRPSVDLAARIEIENPRSIIDIGCGPGNSTQVLRSRWPAAKIIGLDSSAEMIARASKDFPESEWITADVSSYSFPTKHDIVFSNAAIQWIPDHDELLPRLMDAVSSGGVFAVQVPSDAGSPLRLALLEVSARPEWNRFVAGAEKLAAYHDADYYYNILAPISSKFDLWETTYYHLLDFHKGLVEWYKGTGMRPFLERIPDEKMKIEFQNQILNECVKAYRIQDNGKLLYPFKRTFFIATK; encoded by the coding sequence ATGTTGAAATGGAATCCTCACGAGTATCTGAAGTTTGCGGGTGAACGGACGCGCCCCTCAGTTGACTTAGCCGCAAGGATTGAAATCGAGAATCCTCGCTCGATCATAGATATAGGCTGCGGCCCGGGGAACAGCACACAGGTCCTCCGCAGCCGCTGGCCCGCCGCGAAGATCATCGGACTCGACAGTTCAGCCGAGATGATCGCACGTGCCTCGAAAGATTTTCCCGAATCGGAATGGATCACGGCTGACGTTTCGAGCTACAGTTTTCCGACGAAACACGATATTGTATTTTCCAATGCGGCGATCCAGTGGATACCTGATCACGATGAGCTTCTTCCACGACTGATGGATGCCGTTTCGAGTGGCGGCGTATTTGCAGTACAGGTTCCTTCCGACGCTGGTTCGCCTTTGCGGCTGGCTCTTCTCGAAGTTTCGGCACGACCGGAGTGGAACCGGTTCGTGGCGGGCGCGGAGAAACTCGCCGCGTACCATGATGCAGACTATTATTACAATATCCTCGCACCGATCTCTTCGAAGTTCGATCTCTGGGAAACGACTTATTACCACTTGCTCGATTTCCATAAAGGACTCGTGGAATGGTATAAAGGCACCGGGATGAGACCATTTCTCGAAAGAATTCCTGACGAAAAGATGAAAATCGAATTTCAAAACCAAATTCTCAATGAATGCGTTAAAGCTTATCGGATCCAGGATAACGGGAAACTCCTCTACCCGTTCAAAAGGACTTTCTTTATTGCCACGAAGTAG
- a CDS encoding alpha/beta hydrolase, with amino-acid sequence MISETCREYGKKPFTVVVVHGGPGAVGDMSDLAEKLAERFGIIEPLLCSDSIQAQVQELSYHIQERCDYRPVILIGHSWGAWLSFIFTGRFSREVRKLILVSAGAFEKKYSSNLTKLRLSRLSQKERLETLELMDRIANPVPDPEISGSFRRFGELMTKADSFDPEMGVENVDFRSSVYRSVWAEAEVLRDSGTLLEMGRRISCPVSAIHGDYDPHQAAGVCEPLSKVLLDFRFHLLERCGH; translated from the coding sequence GTGATCTCTGAGACCTGCAGGGAATACGGGAAGAAACCGTTTACTGTGGTGGTAGTGCACGGCGGCCCGGGTGCTGTCGGCGATATGTCTGACCTTGCGGAAAAGTTGGCGGAACGGTTCGGCATTATAGAGCCACTCCTATGCTCGGATTCCATCCAAGCACAAGTCCAGGAACTATCCTATCATATTCAGGAGAGATGCGATTACCGACCCGTTATTCTAATCGGCCACTCATGGGGAGCATGGTTGAGTTTTATATTCACCGGTAGATTTTCCAGGGAGGTGCGCAAGCTGATCCTTGTCAGCGCCGGCGCTTTCGAAAAGAAATATAGTTCCAATCTGACAAAGTTGAGATTGAGTCGCTTGTCGCAAAAGGAAAGACTTGAGACCTTAGAGCTCATGGATAGAATCGCAAATCCTGTCCCCGATCCTGAGATTTCAGGCAGCTTCAGAAGATTCGGCGAGCTGATGACCAAGGCTGATTCATTCGATCCCGAGATGGGAGTGGAAAATGTCGACTTCCGATCGAGTGTTTACAGATCCGTCTGGGCGGAAGCCGAAGTGCTGAGGGACAGCGGAACACTTCTCGAGATGGGGCGGAGAATCTCATGTCCGGTTTCAGCCATTCACGGCGACTACGATCCCCATCAAGCTGCCGGCGTCTGCGAACCGCTCTCAAAGGTGCTCCTCGATTTTAGATTCCATCTTCTGGAAAGATGCGGCCACTAA
- a CDS encoding metallophosphoesterase has protein sequence MRLRILLLAFVMPAISMAQTGSTQSVLIFVSDTQSPLPFERLYPNYSDNERATQMILADILDEKNVEAVIHAGDITGYGSSRKQWLPVLPFLDTLHSRRIPFVSAKGNHDYYFLPSEAMKFFKKYVPESSSDYSMHQFGPVAIVILNSNFDRLKKSEIAAEESWYSYALKTCESDTAIRFVISVDHHPPHTNSAAVSGSNDVRKYFLPAFFSSRKSVLFVSGHAHRFEHFQLNGKDFLVIGGGGGVFQDERSKPVEKDLYTGSDQGKFFHYVRCITSSDSLIFQVIRVIPKSGLTESAYTFTLRNQEGSN, from the coding sequence ATGCGACTAAGAATTTTGCTCCTCGCCTTCGTTATGCCTGCGATCTCAATGGCGCAGACTGGTTCGACACAGTCCGTGCTCATTTTTGTTTCCGACACCCAGTCACCGCTCCCCTTCGAGCGTCTGTATCCCAATTACTCGGACAATGAACGCGCCACTCAGATGATCCTAGCAGATATTCTCGATGAGAAGAACGTCGAAGCAGTCATTCACGCCGGCGACATAACCGGATATGGCTCCTCAAGAAAACAATGGCTTCCTGTATTGCCTTTTCTTGACACACTTCATTCGAGAAGAATTCCTTTCGTTTCAGCAAAAGGCAACCATGATTACTATTTCCTCCCTTCTGAAGCTATGAAGTTCTTCAAGAAATATGTCCCCGAAAGTTCTTCCGATTATTCAATGCACCAGTTCGGACCCGTCGCGATAGTAATTCTCAATTCAAACTTTGACCGGCTGAAGAAAAGTGAAATTGCAGCAGAGGAATCCTGGTATTCCTACGCTCTTAAGACGTGCGAGTCTGATACGGCAATTCGATTCGTAATAAGCGTCGACCACCATCCTCCACACACAAACAGCGCCGCGGTCTCCGGCTCGAACGATGTTCGAAAATATTTTCTTCCCGCTTTTTTCAGCTCGCGCAAATCGGTACTCTTCGTCTCCGGCCACGCGCACCGGTTCGAGCATTTTCAGCTAAACGGAAAGGACTTCCTTGTCATTGGAGGAGGGGGCGGCGTGTTTCAAGACGAGAGATCAAAACCGGTTGAGAAAGATCTGTACACAGGAAGCGATCAAGGAAAATTCTTCCACTATGTCAGGTGCATTACTTCAAGCGACTCTCTCATTTTTCAGGTTATCCGAGTTATCCCGAAATCGGGTTTGACCGAGAGCGCGTACACCTTCACATTAAGGAATCAAGAGGGTTCTAATTAA
- a CDS encoding toll/interleukin-1 receptor domain-containing protein, translating into MKLFLSYHSSDKKIAGEIKTSLKEYGLDVFLAHEDIEPAEEWQSRILSELKKTDIFLPLLTGKFTTSKWTAQECGVAVASGTFIVSLKVDIDPFGFLSRYQAFNFRTENIARSCAGIARVIHKNTSFRKRFLDGLIHSFSRSDTFEEAKERATLLNDFAGYNSRQVNDVFRAAVDNSQIRRSFGARRQLDIFLKRNSGKADEALLRSYEKTRS; encoded by the coding sequence TTGAAATTATTTCTGAGTTATCATTCTTCAGACAAAAAGATTGCAGGCGAGATCAAGACTTCCCTCAAGGAATACGGACTTGATGTCTTTCTTGCGCACGAGGACATAGAGCCTGCGGAAGAATGGCAGAGCCGTATTCTATCGGAACTGAAAAAGACAGACATATTTCTTCCTCTCCTTACCGGAAAATTCACAACTTCCAAGTGGACTGCCCAGGAATGCGGTGTTGCGGTAGCAAGCGGGACATTCATTGTGTCACTTAAAGTTGACATCGACCCTTTCGGTTTCCTGTCAAGATACCAGGCTTTCAATTTCCGGACTGAGAATATCGCCAGGTCATGCGCCGGGATTGCGAGGGTCATACACAAGAACACGAGCTTTCGGAAGCGGTTCCTCGATGGCCTGATACACTCTTTCTCGCGTTCAGACACATTCGAAGAAGCAAAAGAAAGAGCAACCCTCCTGAACGATTTTGCAGGTTACAACAGCAGGCAGGTAAACGATGTCTTCAGAGCAGCGGTGGATAATTCACAGATTCGCCGGTCATTCGGCGCCCGGAGACAACTTGACATTTTCCTTAAACGGAATAGTGGGAAAGCAGATGAGGCTTTGTTAAGGTCGTACGAGAAGACGAGGTCTTAG
- a CDS encoding VOC family protein — MSDNYPGVIPMVAYEDGPAALDWLARAFGFKERTRHFAPDGRMDHGEMDTGSGVIMLATPTRDYESPRHHREHCDTARTWATVPWIVDGVLVYVEDVDAHYRRAKQESARILTEPEGDFPGRRYRVEDIEGHRWMFMEREKK, encoded by the coding sequence ATGTCCGACAATTATCCAGGAGTCATCCCGATGGTTGCTTACGAGGACGGCCCCGCCGCGCTTGACTGGCTCGCAAGAGCATTTGGTTTCAAGGAACGAACGCGGCACTTCGCGCCGGACGGTAGAATGGACCACGGCGAGATGGACACCGGCTCGGGAGTAATAATGTTGGCCACACCGACCCGAGATTACGAAAGTCCGCGTCATCATCGCGAGCATTGCGACACGGCGAGAACGTGGGCGACAGTACCATGGATTGTCGACGGTGTTCTTGTTTATGTCGAAGACGTGGACGCGCATTACCGGCGCGCGAAACAGGAAAGCGCGAGAATACTCACCGAGCCGGAAGGTGACTTCCCCGGCCGTCGATATAGAGTTGAGGATATCGAAGGACACCGCTGGATGTTCATGGAGCGCGAAAAGAAATGA
- a CDS encoding OsmC family protein, with protein sequence MKMTAQIKNSSGIHEVSLKTNENARALDVPPKSNSFGSSVNGGEFLFLALATCYCNDIYREAAKKGMKVEGVEVSVTGDFGAEGEPAKNVTYDAKVRAHASEEDILELMKYTDTAAEIHNTLRAKTQMSPGRFEAVSVQ encoded by the coding sequence ATGAAGATGACCGCTCAAATAAAAAACAGCTCAGGAATCCACGAGGTCAGCTTAAAGACAAACGAGAACGCGCGCGCGCTAGATGTTCCGCCGAAGTCAAACAGTTTTGGCTCGAGCGTAAACGGTGGCGAGTTTCTTTTCCTCGCGCTTGCCACGTGCTATTGCAACGACATTTACCGGGAGGCGGCAAAAAAGGGCATGAAGGTCGAAGGCGTGGAAGTAAGTGTGACCGGCGATTTCGGTGCGGAGGGCGAACCGGCGAAGAACGTTACATACGATGCCAAGGTACGCGCTCACGCGAGCGAAGAGGATATATTAGAACTGATGAAGTACACAGACACAGCGGCAGAGATACACAATACACTTCGGGCCAAAACGCAGATGTCGCCGGGTCGTTTTGAGGCGGTCTCGGTTCAATGA
- a CDS encoding amino acid permease yields MSAVDPLPQKEFKRELKLLDSTMIVIGSMIGSGIFIVSADIARTVGSPGYLLLVWIITGAVTVIGALSYGELAGMMPHVGGQYAYLREAYNPLTGFLYGWTLFLVIQTGTIAAVAVAFAKFTAVLIPWFSDSNVILAVGSLKISAGQLLAIASIALLTFINANGIRQGKILQNIFTITKTAALIGLILLGIFIGRNAGAVAQNLANFWSASWTHMEGGKIVLIESLSGPMLLAAIGVAMVGSLFSSDAWYDITYAAGEVVNPKKTIPLSLLLGTLTVSILYLLANVAYIFSLPLIGSSEGHGVLAQGIQFAADDRVGTAAAAMVFGAPAAIIMAILIMISTFGCNNGLILAGPRVYYAMARDKVFFSGAGRLNSKSVPGIALVVQGIWASLLCLSGTYSDLLDYVIFAVLIFFILTISAIFVLRKKRPDTERPYKAFGYPVVPGLYIIVAAAIAVDLLIFKPRYTWPGVIIVLCGIPAYYLWKNLRKNPDSEKNA; encoded by the coding sequence ATGAGCGCGGTAGATCCTCTTCCTCAGAAGGAGTTTAAGCGCGAGCTGAAACTTCTCGACTCTACTATGATTGTGATCGGGTCGATGATCGGATCGGGGATTTTCATCGTGAGCGCCGACATCGCGAGAACGGTAGGCTCTCCCGGCTACTTGCTCCTTGTCTGGATCATCACCGGAGCCGTGACGGTGATCGGTGCGCTGAGTTATGGCGAGCTCGCCGGCATGATGCCGCATGTCGGCGGACAGTACGCTTACCTTCGCGAAGCATATAATCCTCTTACGGGATTCTTATACGGATGGACGCTCTTCCTCGTCATACAGACAGGAACGATCGCAGCTGTCGCGGTCGCATTCGCAAAGTTTACGGCCGTCCTCATTCCATGGTTCAGTGACTCGAACGTAATTCTCGCAGTCGGCTCGTTGAAGATTTCAGCCGGCCAGCTCCTCGCAATAGCGAGCATAGCGCTTCTCACGTTTATCAACGCTAACGGTATCCGACAGGGAAAAATTCTTCAGAACATTTTTACGATTACTAAAACCGCCGCGCTGATCGGACTCATCTTGCTCGGCATCTTTATCGGAAGGAACGCCGGAGCTGTCGCGCAAAATCTTGCGAACTTTTGGAGTGCATCGTGGACGCACATGGAAGGCGGAAAGATCGTTCTCATCGAATCTCTCTCCGGTCCCATGCTTCTCGCAGCAATCGGCGTCGCGATGGTGGGATCCCTCTTTTCAAGCGACGCGTGGTACGACATTACGTACGCTGCAGGAGAAGTCGTCAATCCGAAGAAGACGATTCCACTCAGTCTCCTCTTAGGTACACTGACAGTGTCAATACTTTACCTCCTCGCGAACGTTGCCTATATCTTCTCACTTCCTTTGATCGGATCATCGGAAGGTCATGGAGTACTCGCACAGGGGATCCAGTTCGCGGCGGACGACAGAGTTGGAACTGCAGCAGCAGCGATGGTATTTGGCGCTCCGGCCGCGATAATCATGGCGATCCTAATAATGATTTCGACGTTCGGCTGCAATAACGGCCTGATACTTGCCGGACCGAGAGTCTACTACGCGATGGCAAGAGACAAGGTATTCTTTAGTGGAGCCGGAAGACTTAATTCGAAGTCTGTGCCCGGTATCGCACTTGTCGTACAGGGAATCTGGGCGAGTCTTCTATGTCTGTCCGGCACGTACAGCGATCTACTCGACTACGTGATTTTCGCTGTCCTCATTTTCTTCATACTCACCATCTCCGCGATATTCGTACTCAGGAAGAAGCGGCCTGATACCGAACGGCCGTATAAAGCTTTCGGCTACCCGGTTGTACCCGGCTTGTACATTATCGTTGCCGCTGCGATTGCGGTCGATCTGCTCATTTTCAAACCGCGCTATACGTGGCCGGGTGTAATAATCGTCCTCTGCGGAATTCCTGCTTATTATCTCTGGAAGAATTTGAGGAAGAATCCTGACAGCGAGAAAAACGCTTAG
- a CDS encoding amino acid permease, with translation MASELLATKPIDQILKETTDTEHGLKRSLGPLNLTTLGIGAIIGAGIFVLTGAAAAKYAGPAIVLSFVLAATACVFAGLCYAEFASLIPIAGSAYTYGYATLGEIFAWIIGWDLILEYAFGAATVASGWSGYLLSLLGDFGIFLPPQLSGAHGEMMVMFNGHWERLARVKDSLASMHIDPMTLPHLAAQFNILAAIGIIGVTIILVIGIKESANFNTTIVIVKVAIVLVFIAIAGAFVIQHPDTTIKVNWKPFIPPNAGEFGKYGWSGIARAASVIFFAYIGFDAVSTAAQEAKNPQKDMPIGIMGSLIICTILYIVVSGLLTAIVPYTSLNVSDPVAIGIDATGVRWGSLLVKVGAIFGLATVMLVMLLGQSRVFYSMSNDGLLPKWASKVHPKFRTPWISTMVVGAFVAIFAALIPIDLLGELVSIGTLLAFVIVSAGVWILRRRRPEIPRPFKTPWVPFVPIMGIVVSGLLMLSLPIDTWIRLVVWLIVGLLIYFLYGRNHSKVRAALHKSN, from the coding sequence ATGGCATCAGAGCTTCTCGCCACAAAACCAATCGACCAAATACTCAAGGAGACGACCGACACCGAGCACGGGCTGAAACGATCCCTGGGACCGCTCAACCTCACAACTCTCGGCATTGGTGCAATCATAGGCGCAGGGATATTTGTTTTGACCGGAGCAGCGGCGGCAAAGTATGCCGGACCTGCAATCGTCCTTTCGTTCGTGCTTGCCGCAACCGCGTGCGTCTTCGCGGGTCTTTGTTACGCCGAATTTGCGTCCCTTATCCCGATTGCCGGCTCGGCTTACACTTACGGTTATGCGACCCTCGGAGAAATATTCGCGTGGATAATCGGGTGGGATTTGATACTTGAATACGCTTTCGGTGCGGCAACTGTCGCTTCCGGTTGGAGCGGATATCTGCTTAGCTTGCTCGGGGACTTTGGCATTTTTCTTCCGCCGCAATTATCCGGCGCGCACGGTGAGATGATGGTAATGTTCAATGGACACTGGGAGAGGCTTGCTCGCGTGAAAGACAGTCTCGCTTCAATGCATATAGATCCGATGACTCTTCCGCATCTTGCAGCTCAATTCAACATTCTCGCCGCAATAGGCATTATAGGTGTGACTATAATTCTCGTGATCGGAATTAAAGAGTCGGCAAATTTCAATACTACCATCGTGATTGTAAAAGTCGCGATCGTACTGGTGTTCATCGCGATTGCAGGCGCGTTTGTTATTCAGCATCCTGACACGACCATCAAAGTGAACTGGAAGCCGTTCATTCCTCCAAACGCGGGCGAGTTCGGCAAATACGGCTGGTCGGGAATTGCGAGAGCGGCAAGCGTAATTTTCTTCGCGTATATAGGCTTTGATGCTGTATCCACCGCAGCCCAGGAAGCCAAAAACCCTCAGAAAGACATGCCAATCGGCATAATGGGATCTCTGATCATCTGCACAATCCTATATATAGTCGTATCCGGGTTGCTGACGGCCATCGTCCCATATACGAGCCTGAATGTTTCCGATCCGGTCGCGATCGGGATCGACGCCACAGGTGTAAGATGGGGAAGCCTCCTGGTAAAAGTTGGCGCGATCTTCGGCCTTGCGACGGTAATGCTCGTCATGCTCCTCGGGCAGTCGCGGGTGTTTTACTCCATGTCCAATGACGGTCTTCTCCCGAAGTGGGCGAGTAAAGTTCACCCGAAGTTTCGCACACCGTGGATCTCTACGATGGTGGTAGGCGCGTTTGTGGCGATATTCGCCGCGTTAATACCGATCGATCTTCTTGGTGAACTTGTAAGTATCGGAACTCTTCTCGCTTTTGTAATTGTTAGCGCAGGCGTGTGGATCCTTCGCAGGAGGAGACCTGAAATTCCGCGGCCGTTCAAAACTCCATGGGTACCGTTCGTTCCGATAATGGGAATAGTCGTTTCGGGTCTCTTGATGCTCAGCCTTCCGATCGATACATGGATCCGGCTCGTCGTCTGGCTGATTGTGGGTCTACTGATATATTTCCTGTATGGTCGAAACCACAGCAAAGTGAGAGCAGCGCTGCATAAATCAAACTGA
- a CDS encoding biotin transporter BioY, whose translation MKYSIESIRAVDTDVASELDQIKSILLFTALTTIGAKVYIPHEPVPFTLQTLFVVLSGAFLGWRNGMISMLLYLLIGAAGIPIFAGAGAGLPILFGSTAGYLFGFVISALVVGVIIDYSPSLAWTVISMFAGFLIIFTCGTVYLNAAVFHNWQVSVTQGFLIFSYWDLVKLVSAVAIYRTLSPRFKQIQPEE comes from the coding sequence ATGAAGTACAGTATTGAATCAATCAGGGCTGTCGATACGGACGTCGCCAGTGAGCTGGATCAGATAAAGAGCATTCTTCTCTTCACAGCTCTTACGACAATCGGCGCAAAAGTTTACATTCCACATGAGCCGGTCCCGTTTACTCTTCAGACACTTTTCGTAGTACTGTCCGGTGCATTTCTCGGGTGGCGCAACGGGATGATAAGCATGCTCCTCTATCTTCTCATCGGTGCAGCGGGGATTCCGATATTCGCCGGAGCCGGCGCAGGACTTCCGATTCTTTTTGGATCGACCGCGGGTTACCTTTTTGGTTTCGTGATCAGCGCGCTCGTCGTTGGCGTTATCATCGATTATAGTCCGTCGCTTGCATGGACGGTCATCTCCATGTTCGCGGGGTTCCTTATAATTTTCACGTGCGGCACGGTGTATTTAAATGCTGCGGTCTTTCACAACTGGCAGGTCTCAGTCACTCAGGGCTTTCTGATTTTCTCATACTGGGATTTAGTCAAGCTTGTTTCCGCTGTCGCGATATACCGCACACTCAGTCCGCGTTTCAAACAAATTCAACCGGAGGAATAA
- the nth gene encoding endonuclease III, with protein MVVLVILSSRSADVFINKIAPALFAAFPSMKELSKASPEDLFPYVHGITNFRHKSEWLVSIARILGDDSNVPETMEELVKLPGIGRKSANVIISQSGGKPEGVIVDLHVARVAPRIGIARGNAPDKIEAELMRFIPQKYWTEAGMGMTILGREVCRPKNPHCRECVVSSVCGYYRKNGGEGRKVRRLRGKEVNRLRGK; from the coding sequence TTGGTTGTTCTCGTGATTCTTTCTTCCCGAAGTGCCGACGTTTTCATAAACAAAATAGCACCCGCACTCTTTGCGGCCTTTCCATCGATGAAGGAGTTATCCAAAGCATCTCCGGAAGATCTCTTTCCGTATGTCCACGGTATCACCAACTTCAGGCATAAATCTGAGTGGCTCGTTTCGATCGCCAGAATCCTCGGAGATGATTCGAATGTACCGGAGACAATGGAAGAGCTCGTGAAACTTCCGGGGATTGGAAGAAAATCAGCAAACGTCATCATAAGCCAATCGGGTGGAAAGCCTGAAGGAGTGATTGTCGACCTGCACGTGGCGCGAGTTGCGCCGAGAATCGGGATTGCGCGTGGCAATGCGCCGGACAAGATCGAAGCCGAGCTTATGCGATTCATCCCCCAAAAATATTGGACGGAGGCGGGCATGGGAATGACTATTCTCGGACGTGAGGTCTGCAGACCGAAGAATCCGCATTGTAGGGAGTGTGTGGTGAGTTCTGTGTGCGGGTACTACCGGAAGAACGGCGGAGAGGGAAGAAAGGTAAGAAGGTTAAGAGGTAAAGAGGTTAATAGGTTAAGGGGCAAATAG
- the sucC gene encoding ADP-forming succinate--CoA ligase subunit beta codes for MKIHEYQAKEILKKFNVAIPKGKVAFSVDEAVRAAVEIGGSVWVVKAQIHAGGRGKGGGVKIAKSIEEVKQLAKQMLGMTLVTHQTGPEGKVVKRLLIEQGINIARELYAGIVLDRSSSKDVLMASTEGGVEIEKVAAESPEKIMKETIDPGLGLMPYQAKKLAFGLGLEGEANKNGIKFLTGLYKAYVETDASLAEINPLVLTKEGAVMALDAKINFDDNALYRHPEIVEMRDLDEESPLEVEASKSHLNYIKLDGNVGCMVNGAGLAMATMDIIKLTGGEPANFLDVGGGANVETVSSGFRIILSDKNVKAILINIFGGIVRCDRVAQGVIEAANRVSVALPVVVRLEGTNAKEGAEILKNSGLNFAVATGLKDAAEKVAAALRN; via the coding sequence ATGAAGATACACGAGTACCAGGCAAAAGAGATTCTGAAAAAATTTAATGTCGCCATTCCCAAAGGAAAGGTCGCATTCAGTGTCGATGAAGCAGTCAGGGCCGCGGTCGAGATAGGCGGAAGCGTTTGGGTTGTCAAGGCACAGATCCATGCGGGCGGTAGAGGCAAAGGCGGCGGCGTAAAGATCGCGAAGAGTATAGAAGAGGTAAAACAGCTCGCGAAGCAAATGCTCGGGATGACTCTGGTCACCCATCAGACGGGTCCTGAAGGAAAAGTCGTGAAGCGGCTTTTGATCGAGCAGGGAATTAATATCGCGCGCGAGCTTTACGCGGGAATCGTACTCGACAGGTCATCGTCGAAGGATGTGTTGATGGCTTCGACAGAAGGCGGAGTTGAAATAGAGAAAGTTGCTGCGGAATCACCCGAGAAAATCATGAAGGAGACAATCGATCCCGGGTTAGGTCTGATGCCTTATCAGGCGAAGAAGCTCGCGTTCGGGCTTGGCCTCGAGGGCGAAGCGAACAAGAACGGCATAAAATTCCTGACTGGTTTGTATAAAGCGTACGTGGAGACGGACGCGAGCCTTGCAGAGATAAACCCTCTGGTGCTGACAAAAGAGGGAGCAGTAATGGCGCTCGACGCGAAGATAAATTTCGACGACAATGCACTCTACCGTCATCCTGAAATCGTGGAGATGAGAGATCTCGACGAAGAATCGCCTCTCGAGGTCGAAGCGTCAAAGTCGCATCTGAATTACATCAAGCTCGACGGCAACGTCGGATGTATGGTGAATGGCGCCGGGCTGGCAATGGCGACAATGGACATCATTAAACTCACCGGCGGTGAACCCGCTAACTTCCTCGACGTCGGCGGCGGCGCAAACGTGGAGACGGTCTCTAGCGGATTCAGGATCATACTTTCCGACAAGAACGTTAAAGCGATCCTGATAAATATTTTCGGCGGCATCGTCAGGTGCGACCGGGTCGCGCAGGGTGTGATCGAGGCGGCAAACCGCGTGTCGGTCGCGCTTCCGGTCGTGGTCAGGCTCGAAGGAACAAACGCTAAGGAGGGCGCCGAAATTTTGAAAAATTCCGGATTGAATTTCGCGGTCGCCACAGGATTAAAAGATGCCGCGGAAAAAGTGGCGGCAGCACTCAGGAACTAG